In the genome of Botrytis cinerea B05.10 chromosome 13, complete sequence, one region contains:
- the Bckap123 gene encoding Bckap123 — protein sequence MDQQQFLELLQGVQIPDTERVKAATTELRKNYYPNPESLLWLIEIFIAHGDQAIRQQAAVEAQRLVKKHWKNISDAQKQQIREQLLQKTLNEEVKLVRHSGARVIAAIAGQDIENGQWADLPDTLAQAAGSPQVSHREVGVFILFTLLETASPYFAEQTAVLFSILSKTIHDQESTDVRINTLICLGAVATMIEPDEDPESLKLFLEIFPQMVSVLKNFIDSKEEDRTVQAFEVFQTLLGCESALIAPHFRDLCNFMLEVASNTNNENDARTQALSFIMQCTRYRKMKIQGTKDLGEKITMTSMQIATELEDDDDEDDETSPARSALGLLGLLAESLPPRQVIVPLLNALPQFSNHQDPRYRQAGILALGMCVEGAPDFVGTQMDSFLPIVFKLLEDPESGVRHAALNGVARLADDLAEDLQSTHEHLIPALLKNLDAAMQYAASGNNDKQTLDTMKASCGALDSLTEGMDQDIVKNYLPTLVPRLTQLLDHPDVGVKSAAASAIGSLASSAEKEFLPFFKDTIEKLAQFVELKSSNDELDLRATVCDSIGSMAAAVGAQVFQPYVKPLMQASEEALHLDHPRLKETSYILWSTLAKVYEEEFTPFLEGVVTALAACLDQEEDNLEVELGEHAQELLGEEVIVAGKKVKVAGATDVEEGDDMDDDDDDEDWDDLTAVTAVAMEKEVAVEVIGDILTHTRQHYMPYFERTIEAISPLVEHSYEGVRKTAISTMWRAYACLYSMMEDKTGTKWTPGLPMATEPTPELVRMGEIVTTATMSLWEDEYDRGVVTDINRNVASTLKLCGPAILAQPNFAEAIKNVIFAVIMRLHPCQQDLGDELESPEEEDAESSEYDWLVIDTALDLTSNLALALGAQFAEIFKEFEKPLKKFASSNTPFERSTAIGVIAEITGHMGSAITPFTASLLPVLLKRLSDTDPEAKSNAAYGTGLLIFHSQDSATYLPSYNNILSKLEPLLQTNHARSIDNACGCVSRMIMAHQDAVPLNDILPVMAGLLPLKEDYEENEPIFEMIAGLYSQSNQTILQLTPKLIPVFAAVLGEPVEQLEIETREKVKGVVKFIGGSHPELLNGHPSLQNL from the exons atggatCAACAACAATTCTTAGAGCTCTTACAGGGCGTTCAGATTC CTGATACGGAGCGTGTCAAGGCTGCAACTACAGAATTAAGAAAGAACTATTACCCAAACCCAGAATCCCTTCTCTGGCTTATCGAGATCTTCATCGCTCATGGAGATCAAGCAATTAGACAACAAGCCGCCGTCGAGGCTCAACGCTTGGTCAAGAAGCACTGGAAAAACATTTCAGATGcacaaaaacaacaaatcaGAGAACAACTTCTACAAAAGACATTAAACGAGGAGGTTAAATTGGTTAGACACTCTGGTGCTCGTGTTATTGCCGCTATTGCAGGTCAAGATATCGAAAACGGACAATGGGCCGACCTACCAGATACTCTCGCACAAGCCGCAGGCTCTCCTCAAGTCTCACACCGTGAGGTCGGAGTTTTCATTCTCTTTACCTTACTCGAGACTGCTTCACCATACTTCGCCGAGCAAACCGCTGTTTTGTTCTCCATTCTCAGCAAAACCATCCACGATCAAGAGAGCACTGATGTCAGAATCAACACTTTGATCTGCCTTGGCGCCGTTGCTACTATGATCGAGCCAGATGAGGATCCAGAAAGTTTGAAACTTTTCCTTGAGATCTTCCCACAAATGGTCAGTGTCTTGAAGAACTTCATTGATTCCAAGGAGGAGGACCGCACCGTACAAGCTTTCGAGGTTTTCCAAACTTTGTTGGGATGTGAATCAGCTTTGATCGCACCTCACTTCAGAGACCTTTGCAACTTCATGCTTGAGGTTGCTTCAAACACCAACAACGAGAATGATGCAAGAACTCAAGCTTTGTCTTTCATCATGCAATGCACCAGATatagaaagatgaagattcaagGCACCAAGGATTTGGGTGAGAAGATCACCATGACCAGCATGCAAATCGCTACCGAacttgaagatgatgatgatgaagatgatgagacCTCTCCAGCTCGTTCTGCATTGGGTCTTCTCGGTTTACTCGCAGAAAGCTTGCCACCTCGTCAAGTTATTGTTCCTCTTCTTAACGCTCTTCCACAATTCTCCAACCATCAAGATCCAAGATATCGTCAAGCTGGTATCCTTGCACTCGGTATGTGTGTTGAAGGTGCACCAGATTTCGTCGGTACTCAAATGGATAGTTTCTTACCTATCGTCTTCAAACTCCTCGAAGATCCAGAAAGTGGTGTCAGACATGCAGCTCTTAACGGTGTTGCAAGATTGGCAGATGATCTTGCTGAAGATCTCCAAAGCACTCACGAGCACCTCATTCCTGCTCTTCTCAAGAACCTCGATGCTGCTATGCAATATGCAGCCAGTGGAAACAATGACAAGCAAACTCTTGATACCATGAAGGCATCATGTGGTGCTTTGGATTCCTTGACTGAGGGAATGGACCAAGACATTGTCAAGAACTACCTCCCAACTCTTGTCCCACGTCTTACTCAATTGTTGGACCACCCAGATGTCGGTGTTAAATCTGCTGCCGCAAGTGCTATCGGTTCCCTTGCAAGCTCTGCTGAGAAGGAAttccttccattcttcaaggACACCATTGAGAAGTTGGCACaatttgttgaattgaagtcaagCAATGATGAGCTCGACCTCCGTGCTACTGTCTGTGATTCCATTGGTAGCATGGCAGCAGCTGTTGGTGCTCAGGTCTTCCAACCTTACGTCAAGCCATTGATGCAAGCAAGTGAAGAAGCTTTACACCTTGACCACCCACGTTTGAAGGAAACCAGTTACATTCTCTGGAGTACCTTGGCAAAGGTTTACGAAGAGGAGTTCACACCTTTCCTTGAGGGAGTTGTTACTGCTTTGGCTGCTTGTTTGgaccaagaagaagataacCTTGAAGTTGAGCTCGGTGAACATGCTCAAGAATTGCTCGGCGAAGAAGTCATTGTCGCTGGCAAGAAGGTCAAGGTTGCTGGTGCTACAGATGTTGAGGAGGGTGATGACatggatgatgacgacgatgatgaggacTGGGATGATCTCACTGCAGTTACCGCCGTTGCAATGGAGAAAGAAGTCGCAGTTGAAGTCATTGGTGATATTCTCACCCATACTCGTCAACACTACATGCCATATTTTGAGAGAACCATTGAGGCTATTTCTCCTTTGGTTGAACACTCTTACGAAGGTGTTAGAAAGACTGCCATCAGCACAATGTGGAGAGCATACGCTTGCCTTTACAGCATGATGGAAGATAAGACTGGAACAAAGTGGACCCCTGGTTTGCCTATGGCAACTGAACCAACTCCTGAATTGGTCAGAATGGGAGAGATTGTTACAACTGCTACAATGTCTCTTTGGGAGGATGAATATGACCG TGGTGTCGTTACTGATATTAACCGCAACGTCGCTTCTACCTTGAAGCTTTGCGGACCAGCTATTTTGGCTCAACCAAACTTTGCTGAAGCCATCAAGAACGTCATCTTCGCTGTCATTATGCGTCTTCACCCATGTCAACAAGATCTTGGTGATGAACTAGAGTCAcctgaagaggaagatgctGAATCTTCCGAATATGACTGGCTCGTCATTGATACCGCTCTTGACCTTACCTCGAACCTTGCTCTCGCTCTCGGTGCCCAATTTGCCGAGATCTTCAAGGAGTTTGAGAAGCCACTCAAGAAGTTTGCCTCTTCTAACACTCCATTCGAGCGATCCACCGCTATTGGTGTCATTGCTGAAATCACTGGCCACATGGGATCAGCCATCACTCCTTTCACTGCCTCCCTCTTGCCAGTTCTCCTCAAACGCCTCTCCGATACCGACCCTGAGGCAAAGTCAAATGCCGCTTATGGTACTGGTCTTTTGATCTTCCACTCTCAAGATAGCGCTACCTACCTCCCATCATACAACAACATCCTTAGCAAGCTCGAGCCTTTACTCCAAACTAACCATGCCCGTTCCATTGATAACGCCTGTGGATGTGTTTCCCGTATGATTATGGCTCATCAAGATGCTGTTCCACTTAACGATATCCTCCCAGTCATGGCTGGATTATTGCCACTCAAGGAAGATTACGAAGAGAATGAACCAATCTTTGAAATGATTGCAGGCCTTTACAGTCAAAGCAACCAAACAATTTTGCAACTCACTCCAAAATTGATTCCTGTATTTGCTGCAGTTCTCGGCGAGCCAGTTGAACAATTGGAGATTGAGACCAGAGAGAAGGTTAAGGGTGTTGTTAAGTTCATTGGTGGAAGTCACCCAGAATTGTTGAACGGACACCCATCATTGCAAAACTTGTGA